The proteins below are encoded in one region of Polypterus senegalus isolate Bchr_013 chromosome 2, ASM1683550v1, whole genome shotgun sequence:
- the rgn gene encoding regucalcin, with protein MSSVKIECVVNERYKIGESPVWEEKDQTLAYVDISGQKVCRWNPVTKHIQTLNTDAFVGSVVPRRSGGYVIGVGTRFAVVDWEKQTVTTVAHVDQEKSSSRFNDGKVDPAGRYFSGTMAFEIRPGEVERKQGSVYTLYPDFSVVKHFDQVDISNGLDWSLDHKTFYYIDSLSFRVDAFDYDLQSGNISNRRVLYKLEKDEGIPDGMCIDSEGKLWVACYNGGRVIRIDPTTGKRIQTVKLPVDTTTSCCFGGKDYSELYVTSACGGMDEAALASKPQSGSIFKVTGLGVKGIPPNSFAG; from the exons ATGTCTTCAGTCAAGATTGAGTGTGTGGTGAATGAGAGATATAAGATTGGGGAAAGCCCAGTATGGGAAGAGAAGGACCAGACATTAGCTTATGTTGATATTTCGGGACAGAAGGTGTGCCGCTGGAACCCAGTCACAAAGCACATACAGACTCTGAATACTG ACGCATTTGTTGGGTCAGTTGTCCCTCGCAGATCTGGAGGCTATGTAATTGGAGTTGGAACTCGATTTGCTGTAGTGGACTGGGAAAAGCAGACTGTCACCACTGTTGCACACGTGGACCAGGAGAAATCCAGCAGTAGGTTTAATGATGGAAAGGTCGACCCTGCAGGAAGATATTTTTCTG gaACCATGGCTTTTGAAATTCGGCCTGGAGAAGTGGAGAGAAAACAGGGTTCTGTCTATACATTATATCCAGATTTTTCTGTCGTGAAACACTTTGACCAAGTAGATATATCGAATGGACTGGATTGGTCGTTGgatcataaaacattttattatatcgACAGTCTCTCTTTCAGAGTGGATGCTTTTGACTATGACCTTCAGTCAGGCAATATTT CCAATCGAAGAGTTCTTTATAAACTTGAAAAAGATGAAGGCATTCCTGATGGAATGTGCATAGATTCTGAAGGCAAGCTCTGGGTTGCTTGTTACAATGGAGGAAGAGTCATCAGGATCGATCCAAcaacag GTAAAAGGATTCAAACTGTTAAACTACCAGTGGACACAACAACTTCATGTTGTTTTGGTGGAAAAGACTATTCAGAGTTGTATGTGACTTCTGCATGTGGAGGGATGGATGAAGCTGCCTTGGCAAGTAAGCCACAGTCTGGGTCCATTTTTAAG GTTACTGGATTGGGTGTTAAAGGAATTCCACCAAACTCATTTGCTGGATAA